The genomic window TTGTGAAAGAAGATTTGAATAGTATTAAATCTTTCGGTCATTTTTCAGGAACAGTATTAGAAAAACCTGCGTTTATTGCTCGGACTGGCTACACTGGAGAAGATGGTTTTGAAGTAATGTTAGATCAAGATTCGGGCAAAGAATTGTGGCGTAAATTATTAGCAGAAGGTGTGGTTCCCTGTGGTTTAGGTGCGAGAGATACGTTGCGTTTAGAAGCAGCAATGGCGCTTTATGGACAGGATATTAATGAAGGGACAACACCTTTAGAAGCAGGGTTAGGTTGGTTAGTCCATTTAGATAGAAAAGGTGAGTTTATTGGTCGGGAAATATTGGAGTCACAAAAAGCTTCGGGGGTAGAAAGAAAATTGGTAGGTTTGCAAATGCAAGGACGTAATATTGCCCGCCAAGGTTATTCGATAAGTTATGAAGGGGAAACGGTGGGAGAGGTGACAAGTGGTAGTTGGTCTCCTACTTTAGAATGTGCGATCGCACTTGCTTATCTCCCAACAAATTTGGCTAAAATTGGTCAGGAATTACAAGTGGAAATTCGCGGCAAATTTTATCCGGCTAAGGTAGTGAAAAAGCCTTTTTATCGTTCTCCTCATAAAGGATAATTATCTGCTTTCATCTGTGGTAAAAAACAAATTTTATTTTTTACCACAGATGTCCACAGATGAACACAGATGAACACAGATGTTGATGCAAATTTTTAGTTGGGTATCAAAATCTTTATTCCCATTCCCCAGTCCCTAGTCCCCAGTCCCTTTTTGAGAAATTAGTTGGGTAAATTCTTGCAAAGCTCGATCGTATTTCTTACCTGCCACTTCTCGAAAATCATCATGTCCCCCATTTTCAATAACTAAAACTTGCTTCGGTTCATTGGCAGTAGCAAATAGTTTTTCTCCGTGCCAAAATGGAATAACTCGATCGGCTTTACCATACATTATTAAGATTGGCGATCGCACTTTTTGAATTTTGGCAATATTATTAAACTTGTCAAATGGAACGATCGGAATTTGGGTGGCAACTCGAAAAGTACTCACAAAAGTATTCTCTAAAATTAACCCTCCGACAAGTTTTCGACTCGCCAAATCAACTGATGGCCCCCCACCAACAGAACGACCATAAAGTATAATATTTTCTGGATTTACACCCAACTTTTGTGTCAGGTAATTGTATGCAGCATCAATATCTTTATAAGTAGTTGTTTCTGTCGGTTTTCCTTGACTCGTACCATATCCTCGATAATCATAAGAAAATACCGCAAATCCTAGATTTCGTAACTCTTCCAGTACAAATTGAATCTCGCCCAAATCTTCCGCATTTCCATGACTATAAAGAATGGTAAACTTAGCTTGAGGATTAGGTAAGTAAACTGCGGAAATTTTTGCCCCATCTTTAGTAGTTAATTTGAGAATTCGATCGTTATCTTGGTAAGTAGAGGGTTGAGGGAGAAAGATAATTCGATCAGTAAAAAAGTAAGCATATATGCAAAGACAAGCATAGAT from Phormidium ambiguum IAM M-71 includes these protein-coding regions:
- the gcvT gene encoding glycine cleavage system aminomethyltransferase GcvT; protein product: MSNHSTNSTGISRTPLFNLASESKARFTEFSGWEMPVQFSGIAQEHQAVRTATGMFDISHMGKFTMQGKDLISELQKLVPSDLSNLQSGQAQYSVLLNSEGGIIDDIIFYYQGEAAGIQQGVMIVNAATTPKDKAWLLKNLETSEINFQDISQEKVLIAVQGPQATTQLQKFVKEDLNSIKSFGHFSGTVLEKPAFIARTGYTGEDGFEVMLDQDSGKELWRKLLAEGVVPCGLGARDTLRLEAAMALYGQDINEGTTPLEAGLGWLVHLDRKGEFIGREILESQKASGVERKLVGLQMQGRNIARQGYSISYEGETVGEVTSGSWSPTLECAIALAYLPTNLAKIGQELQVEIRGKFYPAKVVKKPFYRSPHKG
- a CDS encoding alpha/beta hydrolase; translated protein: MNKQILKKFIIGEFSYFRIMRSLFFIYACLCIYAYFFTDRIIFLPQPSTYQDNDRILKLTTKDGAKISAVYLPNPQAKFTILYSHGNAEDLGEIQFVLEELRNLGFAVFSYDYRGYGTSQGKPTETTTYKDIDAAYNYLTQKLGVNPENIILYGRSVGGGPSVDLASRKLVGGLILENTFVSTFRVATQIPIVPFDKFNNIAKIQKVRSPILIMYGKADRVIPFWHGEKLFATANEPKQVLVIENGGHDDFREVAGKKYDRALQEFTQLISQKGTGD